Proteins encoded together in one Streptomyces sp. NA04227 window:
- a CDS encoding APC family permease → MSVLTTEPDAVPADEEPPDTGERHRLTAVTGLAALSLDAMASVAYGPEAIVLVLAAAGAHGLGFTLPVTLAIAALLAVLVASYRQVIAAFPDGGGSYAVAKTHLGTRTSLVAAASLVLDYVLNVAVAVTAGVAALTSAFPSLYDDRLWLCLAVLVLITGVNLRGIVESAKAFVLPTAVFVGSIFVLITVGLFRSEPASTEAAAGHASVLSDNATTVGALLLLKAFASGCSALTGVEAIANAVPTFRVPRAKRAQHAEVALGAVLGVMLIGLSVLISRFHLQPVEGVTVLAQLADASLGHNWGFYVIQFATMVLLALSANTSFGGLPVLLKLLARDNYLPHVFALKADRQVHRYGVVALALVSAALLVFSGGDTNTLVPLFAIGVFVGFTIAQVGMVRHWRLERGPHWLRKALLNGFGALLTGVSTVVVTASKFGEGAWLIVIALPLLVMAFRTVHRAYGRIGERLGLGRVPETPHRERSLVIVPVSSLTRLTSEALTAATSLGDEVRAVTVCYPDPEDRAQLRALERSWAAWNPSVPLVRLPCERRSLGRPIAEYVRDVAAAEPGARVTVLIPETEPERLWQRMLQNQRGAVVAHAVRRETDAVICRLRFRLP, encoded by the coding sequence ATGTCCGTCCTGACCACCGAGCCGGATGCCGTCCCCGCCGACGAGGAGCCGCCCGATACCGGTGAACGGCACCGGCTGACCGCGGTCACCGGCCTTGCCGCCCTGTCCCTGGACGCCATGGCGTCGGTGGCCTACGGGCCCGAGGCCATCGTGCTCGTCCTTGCGGCCGCCGGTGCGCACGGTCTCGGCTTCACGCTGCCGGTCACGCTGGCGATCGCCGCCCTGCTCGCGGTGCTGGTCGCCTCCTACCGGCAGGTGATCGCGGCCTTCCCGGACGGTGGCGGTTCCTACGCCGTCGCCAAGACACACCTGGGCACGCGTACCAGCCTGGTGGCGGCGGCCTCGCTGGTCCTGGACTACGTCCTCAACGTCGCCGTCGCCGTCACGGCCGGTGTCGCCGCCCTGACCTCCGCCTTCCCGTCCCTGTACGACGACCGCCTGTGGCTGTGCCTGGCCGTCCTGGTACTGATCACGGGCGTGAACCTGCGGGGCATCGTGGAGTCGGCGAAGGCGTTCGTCCTGCCGACCGCCGTCTTCGTCGGGTCGATCTTCGTACTGATCACCGTCGGGCTGTTCCGGTCCGAGCCGGCCAGCACGGAAGCCGCCGCCGGCCACGCCTCGGTCCTCTCCGACAACGCCACCACGGTCGGCGCCCTGCTCCTGCTGAAGGCCTTCGCCTCCGGGTGCTCCGCGCTCACCGGTGTCGAGGCCATCGCCAACGCGGTCCCCACCTTCCGGGTCCCGCGTGCCAAGCGCGCCCAGCACGCAGAGGTCGCCCTCGGCGCCGTCCTCGGCGTGATGCTGATCGGCCTGTCGGTGCTCATCTCCCGCTTCCACCTCCAGCCGGTCGAGGGCGTCACGGTCCTCGCCCAGCTCGCGGACGCCTCACTCGGCCACAACTGGGGCTTCTACGTCATCCAGTTCGCGACGATGGTCCTGCTCGCCCTGTCCGCGAACACCTCCTTCGGCGGACTGCCGGTCCTGCTGAAACTGCTCGCCCGGGACAACTACCTGCCGCACGTCTTCGCCCTGAAGGCCGACCGCCAGGTCCACCGGTACGGCGTCGTCGCGCTCGCCCTCGTCTCGGCCGCGCTGCTGGTCTTCTCCGGCGGCGACACCAACACCCTGGTCCCGCTCTTCGCCATCGGTGTCTTCGTCGGCTTCACCATCGCCCAGGTCGGCATGGTCCGGCACTGGCGTCTGGAGCGCGGGCCGCACTGGCTCCGCAAGGCGCTCCTGAACGGTTTCGGCGCACTGCTCACGGGTGTCTCGACGGTCGTCGTCACGGCGAGCAAGTTCGGCGAGGGCGCCTGGCTGATCGTGATCGCGCTGCCCCTGCTCGTGATGGCCTTCCGGACCGTGCACCGCGCCTACGGCCGGATCGGCGAGCGGCTCGGGCTCGGCCGTGTACCGGAGACTCCGCACCGTGAGCGCTCGCTGGTGATCGTCCCCGTCTCGTCCCTGACCAGGCTGACGTCCGAGGCCCTCACGGCGGCCACCTCCCTCGGTGACGAGGTCCGCGCCGTGACCGTGTGCTACCCGGACCCCGAGGACCGGGCCCAGCTCCGCGCCCTGGAGCGCTCCTGGGCGGCCTGGAACCCGTCGGTGCCGCTGGTCCGGCTGCCCTGCGAGCGGCGCAGTCTGGGCCGCCCGATCGCCGAGTACGTCCGTGACGTGGCCGCCGCCGAGCCGGGCGCACGGGTCACCGTGCTGATCCCGGAGACCGAGCCCGAGCGGCTGTGGCAGCGGATGCTCCAGAACCAGCGGGGCGCGGTCGTCGCCCACGCCGTACGGCGCGAGACGGACGCGGTGATCTGCCGCCTCCGCTTCCGGCTGCCGTGA